In the Topomyia yanbarensis strain Yona2022 chromosome 3, ASM3024719v1, whole genome shotgun sequence genome, one interval contains:
- the LOC131689965 gene encoding band 7 protein AAEL010189 isoform X5, producing the protein MPEDSAVMVEAEEEHNGEASTCGRILIFLSWVLVVLTMPFSLLVCFKVVQEYERAVIFRLGRLVQGGAKGPGIFFILPCIDAYARVDLRTRTYDVPPQEVLTKDSVTVSVDAVVYYRVSNATVSIANVENAHHSTRLLAQTTLRNTMGTRHLHEILSERMTISGSMQLSLDEATEAWGIKVERVEIKDVRLPVQLQRAMAAEAEAAREARAKVIAAEGEQKASRALREASEVIGDSPAALQLRYLQTLNTISAEKNSTIVFPLPIDILTYFMKSKESFAASHSHA; encoded by the exons CCGAGGAAGAACACAACGGGGAAGCTTCAACATGCGGCCGAATCCTGATCTTTCTGTCCTGGGTGCTTGTGGTGCTGACGATGCCCTTCAGCCTGCTGGTGTGCTTCAAG GTTGTACAGGAATACGAGCGTGCTGTGATATTCCGCCTCGGTCGCCTAGTGCAAGGTGGAGCTAAAGGGCCAG GTATCTTCTTCATCCTGCCATGCATCGACGCCTATGCACGTGTCGATTTGCGTACTCGTACGTACGACGTCCCACCGCAAGAG GTATTGACAAAGGACAGCGTCACGGTGTCGGTCGATGCCGTCGTGTACTATCGCGTTTCGAATGCGACCGTCTCGATTGCCAACGTGGAAAATGCTCACCACTCAACCCGCCTGCTGGCCCAGACGACGCTACGGAACACGATGGGTACCCGGCATCTGCATGAAATTCTGAGCGAACGAATGACAATCTCTGGCAGCATGCAGCTCTCACTGGACGAAGCAACAGAAGCCTGGGGAATCAAAGTGGAGCGAGTGGAGAT CAAGGACGTTCGTCTGCCCGTCCAGCTGCAGCGTGCCATGGCAGCCGAAGCTGAAGCTGCACGCGAGGCTCGTGCTAAGGTGATTGCTGCGGAGGGTGAACAGAAAGCCTCACGGGCCCTGCGTGAGGCTTCCGAAGTGATCGGCGACTCGCCGGCTGCCCTGCAGCTCCGCTACCTCCAGACACTGAACACCATCTCGGCGGAGAAGAACTCAACCATCGTGTTCCCGCTGCCAATCGATATTCTGACTTACTTCATGAAGTCAAAGGAGTCTTTTGCCGCCTCCCACTCGCACGCGTAA
- the LOC131689965 gene encoding band 7 protein AGAP004871 isoform X4: MPEDSAVMVEDVKLKKGLLLYAEEEHNGEASTCGRILIFLSWVLVVLTMPFSLLVCFKVVQEYERAVIFRLGRLVQGGAKGPGIFFILPCIDAYARVDLRTRTYDVPPQEVLTKDSVTVSVDAVVYYRVSNATVSIANVENAHHSTRLLAQTTLRNTMGTRHLHEILSERMTISGSMQLSLDEATEAWGIKVERVEIKDVRLPVQLQRAMAAEAEAAREARAKVIAAEGEQKASRALREASEVIGDSPAALQLRYLQTLNTISAEKNSTIVFPLPIDILTYFMKSKESFAASHSHA, encoded by the exons CCGAGGAAGAACACAACGGGGAAGCTTCAACATGCGGCCGAATCCTGATCTTTCTGTCCTGGGTGCTTGTGGTGCTGACGATGCCCTTCAGCCTGCTGGTGTGCTTCAAG GTTGTACAGGAATACGAGCGTGCTGTGATATTCCGCCTCGGTCGCCTAGTGCAAGGTGGAGCTAAAGGGCCAG GTATCTTCTTCATCCTGCCATGCATCGACGCCTATGCACGTGTCGATTTGCGTACTCGTACGTACGACGTCCCACCGCAAGAG GTATTGACAAAGGACAGCGTCACGGTGTCGGTCGATGCCGTCGTGTACTATCGCGTTTCGAATGCGACCGTCTCGATTGCCAACGTGGAAAATGCTCACCACTCAACCCGCCTGCTGGCCCAGACGACGCTACGGAACACGATGGGTACCCGGCATCTGCATGAAATTCTGAGCGAACGAATGACAATCTCTGGCAGCATGCAGCTCTCACTGGACGAAGCAACAGAAGCCTGGGGAATCAAAGTGGAGCGAGTGGAGAT CAAGGACGTTCGTCTGCCCGTCCAGCTGCAGCGTGCCATGGCAGCCGAAGCTGAAGCTGCACGCGAGGCTCGTGCTAAGGTGATTGCTGCGGAGGGTGAACAGAAAGCCTCACGGGCCCTGCGTGAGGCTTCCGAAGTGATCGGCGACTCGCCGGCTGCCCTGCAGCTCCGCTACCTCCAGACACTGAACACCATCTCGGCGGAGAAGAACTCAACCATCGTGTTCCCGCTGCCAATCGATATTCTGACTTACTTCATGAAGTCAAAGGAGTCTTTTGCCGCCTCCCACTCGCACGCGTAA